In Drosophila santomea strain STO CAGO 1482 chromosome 2L, Prin_Dsan_1.1, whole genome shotgun sequence, a single window of DNA contains:
- the LOC120443915 gene encoding uncharacterized protein LOC120443915 has translation MNNRFAHFNQEALYGIPLMCPVTKCQSQMSPLEMLAHLMMGHDPQDSMIEIGEDVPQQYEVELVKLTPGRNHAMGVIAYGGSPKTGLSFAVTPDLQIVHHLPIILMLYVSPPVLNEEQAYIFYLVSPVASQLVSAHVTLLDGSHAHEKKGLRCLRNSLDSPLKDSEDRLYCNTDYLLYTATDIRELCLSGKQRRIYVKIVLHGEPDPFEVDAYQKVSY, from the exons ATG AACAACCGGTTCGCCCATTTTAATCAGGAGGCGCTCTATGGAATACCGCTGATGTGTCCAGTGACCAAGTGCCAGTCGCAGATGTCGCCACTCGAGATGCTGGCCCATCTGATGATGGGGCACGATCCGCAGGACTCGATGATCGAGATCGGTGAAGACGTGCCGCAGCAGTACGAAGTGGAGCTGGTTAAATTGACACCGGGTCGGAATCATGCAATGGGAGTCATAGCCTATGGCGGATCTCCGAAGACGGGTCTCAGTTTTGCGGTTACTCCGGATCTGCAGATTGTCCACCATTTGCCCATTATACTGATGCTTTATGTGAGTCCTCCTGTTCTGAACGAGGAACAGGCCTACATATTCTACCTGGTGAGTCCAGTGGCCTCCCAGCTGGTGAGTGCCCATGTAACACTCCTCGACGGGTCCCATGCCCACGAGAAGAAGGGATTGCGTTGCCTCCGCAATTCTCTGGACAGTCCATTGAAGGATAGCGAGGATCGGCTGTATTGCAACACGGACTATCTCCTCTACACGGCCACCGACATCCGGGAGCTGTGCCTATCCGGAAAGCAGCGGAGGATCTACGTCAAGATCGTGCTACACGGTGAACCCGACCCCTTCGAAGTGGATGCCTACCAAAAGGTGTCCTATTGA